The Pseudomonas berkeleyensis genome includes a region encoding these proteins:
- a CDS encoding ferredoxin--NADP reductase yields the protein MTVSDDKFTRQTLLDVQTLTPSLFTLRTTRDAGFRFRAGQFVRLGVEKADGSVVWRAYSLVSAPHDEHLEFFSIVVPGGEFTSELSRLRVGDTLLVEKMATGYLTLDRFVDGRDLWLLGSGTGIAPFLSMLQDFEVWQRFERIVLVYSARSVAELAYQPMIKGFAELEHLAEFAHKLTYLPVVTREQVPGCLSARITELLDNGELERAAGLSLTPEHSRVMICGNPQMIDDIRQRLKARGLNLSLTRRPGQVAVENYW from the coding sequence ATGACCGTCAGCGATGACAAGTTCACCCGCCAGACCTTGCTCGACGTGCAGACGCTGACGCCGAGCCTGTTCACCCTGCGCACCACGCGTGATGCGGGCTTTCGCTTCCGCGCTGGTCAGTTCGTGCGCCTGGGCGTGGAAAAGGCCGACGGCTCGGTGGTCTGGCGTGCCTATTCGCTGGTGTCCGCTCCCCATGATGAGCACCTGGAGTTCTTCTCCATCGTGGTGCCGGGCGGCGAGTTCACCAGTGAGCTGAGTCGCCTGCGCGTCGGCGACACCCTGCTGGTGGAGAAGATGGCCACCGGTTACCTGACCCTGGATCGCTTCGTCGACGGTCGTGACCTCTGGTTGCTTGGTAGTGGCACTGGCATCGCGCCGTTCCTGTCGATGCTGCAGGATTTCGAGGTGTGGCAGCGTTTCGAGCGCATCGTGCTGGTGTACAGCGCGCGCAGCGTCGCCGAGCTGGCCTATCAGCCGATGATCAAGGGTTTCGCTGAGTTGGAGCACCTGGCCGAGTTCGCGCACAAGCTCACTTACCTGCCGGTGGTTACCCGCGAGCAGGTGCCGGGTTGCCTGAGTGCACGTATCACCGAGCTGCTCGACAACGGTGAGCTGGAGCGTGCCGCAGGGCTGTCGCTGACGCCCGAGCACTCGCGTGTGATGATCTGCGGCAACCCGCAGATGATCGATGACATTCGCCAGCGCCTGAAAGCTCGTGGCCTGAATCTGAGCCTGACGCGTCGGCCAGGTCAGGTGGCGGTCGAGAATTACTGGTAA